Proteins found in one Brachypodium distachyon strain Bd21 chromosome 5, Brachypodium_distachyon_v3.0, whole genome shotgun sequence genomic segment:
- the LOC100839961 gene encoding uncharacterized protein LOC100839961 — MENPNGRKKKRKRGGDEAASGGAAAASFDRDVFPILFARTTRQNQPAAAASLLRRLLSQSPPVPPLSPLPGSLVALLPLLLSSSSHSVAALSCEVVGVAALQSMEASETLASDGGIASALARALGCGSQRVSEAACNAVMDLSASSVARERLSGSPVLPRLLNLFYQVKSTFKVVRSRITKSQTRISEPNKYLCLIIDTMVLMVNSCKVDKLHNLQKELVSKAVPLLYEIWNQVRLLKSSADCDWKDQLQSRSNEISGAIFRLSMDLAYPAHPEPDEVRKSIFGQRESDFEDFVLTYWEKSPHLCKKRRNNLKEDAAFAALHNSFDLTTPDAIIESFIQGLVSCPAIVSDELNINSFLLDVHDCLGAAAKYRQDVRVVRTQGQTSRGSGKEEHFFDDGTVFLDAAAFIEDCKDAFKSGFSIALRGMEFRSEKVAAIASALADLFGQPSVGANLYFSPPRSQGLSRHYDDHCVLVLQLVGHKKWKIWPSTKSVLPRLYEPFDSLDGLVDDSGGRIEVLREGDIMYVPRGYIHEAHTAVAEEEYEVNASSNYSLHLTLAIEVESPFEWEGFAHIALHCWLDEQSRSVNSKVEGQALLFALLLHVAIRLLSDNDPILRKACMVAAKLPSPSNSCATTQPDSLRSIQRSTFAEILNNIDKNCSFQDALRSIEVAVNDRNDEAFQWMSWLRHLPQHGDGINFCDVLGTLGEDVKTFSSDRERASAGFTEFKSRFCRSVVFEDACQGFETLLQKYRTSRSQYMRGMLALHGRRGC, encoded by the exons ATGGAGAATCCAaacgggaggaagaagaagaggaagagaggcgGCGACGAGGCAGCCAgtggaggcgccgccgccgcctccttcgaCCGCGACGTCTTCCCCATCCTCTTCGCGCGAACCACCCGTCAAAACcaacccgccgccgctgccagccTCCTGCGCCGCCTTCTCTCCCAGTCGCCCCCGGTGCCGCCGCTCTCCCCTCTCCCAGGATCCCTCGTCGCGCTcctgcccctcctcctctcctccag CTCGCATTCCGTGGCCGCGCTGAGCTGCGAGGTGGtcggcgtggcggcgctgcAGTCCATGGAGGCCAGCGAGACGCTGGCGTCCGATGGCGGGATCGCCAGTGCCTTGGCGCGCGCGCTGGGGTGTGGCAGCCAGCGAGTGTCCGAGGCCGCCTGCAATGCCGTGATGGATCTCTCGGCGTCTTCAGTTGCAAGAGAGCGTCTCTCCGGCTCGCCTGTTCTGCCGAGGCTATT GAATCTATTTTATCAGGTGAAATCTACTTTTAAGGTTGTCCGTAGCAGGATCACCAAGAGTCAAACAAGGATTTCAGAACCAAATAAATATTTGTGCTTGATCATTGACACAATGGTACTCATGGTGAATTCATGCAAAGTTGACAAGTTGCACAATCTGCAAAAAGAGCTAGTTAGCAAAGCTGTTCCATTATTGTATGAAATCTGGAACCAAGTTCGACTCTTGAAATCATCAGCTGACTGCGACTGGAAGGATCAACTTCAGAGTAGAAGTAATGAGATATCTGGAGCTATATTTAGGCTTTCAATGGATCTTGCTTATCCAGCCCACCCGGAGCCTGATGAAGTCAGGAAAAGCATTTTTGGACAAAGGGAATCTGACTTCGAAGATTTTGTCCTGACATACTGGGAAAAGTCTCCTCATTTGtgcaagaagagaagaaacaatCTAAAGGAGGATGCTGCGTTCGCTGCATTGCACAATTCTTTTGATCTTACAACACCTGATGCAATCATCGAGTCATTCATACAGGGGCTTGTTTCTTGCCCTGCTATTGTTTCGGATGAACTCAACATAAATTCATTTCTCCTTGATGTTCATGATTGCTTGGGTGCTGCTGCCAAGTATAGGCAAGATGTAAGAGTCGTGAGAACACAAGGCCAGACTTCAAGGGGATCTGGGAAGGAGGAGCATTTCTTCGATGATGGAACGGTATTCCTGGATGCAGCTGCATTCATTGAAGACTGTAAGGATGCATTTAAGAGTGGTTTCTCGATTGCCTTGCGGGGCATGGAGTTCCGGTCTGAAAAGGTTGCTGCTATAGCTTCTGCTCTGGCTGATCTGTTTGGTCAACCTTCTGTAGGAGCCAATTTATACTTCTCGCCTCCAAGATCTCAAGGCCTGTCCCGGCATTATGATGATCACTGTGTACTTGTTTTGCAACTAGTTGGACACAAGAAGTGGAAGATTTGGCCCAGTACAAAGTCAGTTTTGCCTAGACTATATGAACCTTTTGACTCGTTAGATGGCCTGGTGGACGATAGTGGTGGAAGGATAGAAGTTTTACGTGAAGGCGACATAATGTATGTTCCAAGAGGCTATATCCATGAGGCTCACACTGCAGTTGCCGAGGAAGAATATGAAGTCAATGCATCCTCCAATTACTCACTCCATTTGACCCTTGCAATTGAAGTTGAGTCACCCTTTGA GTGGGAAGGATTTGCACACATTGCTCTTCACTGTTGGTTGGACGAGCAGAGTCGATCCGTCAACTCCAAGGTGGAAGGACAAGCTCTGTTATTCGCTCTCCTGCTGCATGTGGCCATCAGGCTGCTCTCCGACAACGATCCTATTCTCAGGAAGGCGTGCATGGTTGCGGCAAAGCTCCCATCACCTAGCAACTCCTGCGCGACGACTCAACCAGACTCTCTCAGAAGCATCCAGAGATCAACCTTCGCCGAGATACTCAACAACATCGACAAGAATTGCAGCTTCCAGGATGCCCTGAGGTCCATCGAAGTCGCGGTCAATGACCGGAATGACGAGGCCTTCCAGTGGATGTCCTGGCTCCGACATCTCCCGCAGCACGGAGACGGGATCAATTTCTGTGACGTGCTGGGAACCCTTGGAGAGGATGTGAAGACATTCAGCTCCGACCGCGAGCGAGCTTCGGCGGGGTTCACGGAGTTCAAGTCGAGGTTCTGTCGGAGCGTGGTGTTCGAGGATGCGTGCCAGGGGTTTGAGACGCTGCTCCAGAAGTATAGAACGTCTAGGAGCCAGTACATGAGGGGCATGCTGGCGTTGCACGGGAGACGTGGGTGTTAA
- the LOC100842098 gene encoding subtilisin-like protease SBT1.7: MGSFKLSMLVSLLPFLLLAAAAGEELSTYIVHVQHQDGSRVFSTAGDRKAWYKSFLPEHGHGRLLHEYHHVASGFAARLTRRELDAISAMPGFVAAFPDVIYKVQTTHTPRFLGMDTLFGGRNVTVGSGDGVIIGVLDTGVFPNHPSFSGAGMPPPPARWKGRCDFNGSACNNKLIGAQTFINGSSSPGTAPTDEEGHGTHTSSTAAGAVVPGAQVLDLGSGSASGMAPNAHVAMYKVCGEEDCSSADILAGIDAAVSDGCDVISMSLGGPSLPFFRDSIAIGTFAAAEKGIFVSMAAGNSGPAHGTLSNEAPWMLTVAASTMDRLFLAQAILGNGASFDGETVFQPNSTTAVPLVYAGSSSTPGAQFCANGSLNGFDVKGKIVLCDRGDGVARIDKGAEVLRAGGAGMILANQVLDGYSTLADPHVLPASHVSYAAGVLIKNYINSTANPTAQLAFKGTVVGTSPAPAITSFSSRGPSFQNPGILKPDITGPGVSVLAAWPFQVGPPRFDFRPTFNIISGTSMSTPHLAGIAALIKSKHPYWSPAMIKSAIMTTAEVNDRSGDPIPDEQHRPADLFAVGAGHVNPVKAVDPGLVYDIQPEDYISYLCGMYTDQEVSVIARSAVNCSAVPNISQSQLNYPSIAVTFPANHSALAPVIVKRRLTSVTDGPVIFNAVVDVPADKSVNVTVSPSALLFSEANPFHNFTVLVWSWSTEASPAPVEASISWVSDKHTVRSPISISFASL, from the coding sequence ATGGGAAGCTTCAAGCTCTCCATGCTTGTCTCCcttctccccttcctcctcttagccgccgccgccggcgaggagctcAGCACGTACATCGTCCACGTGCAGCACCAGGACGGGAGCCGCGTGTTCAGCACGGCCGGCGACCGCAAGGCGTGGTACAAGTCCTTCCTCCCGGAGCACGGCCATGGCCGTCTTCTCCACGAATACCACCATGTTGCTAGTGGCTTTGCGGCCCGGCTGACGCGCCGTGAGCTCGACGCGATCTCCGCCATGCCCGGCTTCGTCGCCGCGTTCCCCGATGTGATCTACAAGGTGCAGACGACCCACACGCCGCGGTTCCTCGGGATGGACACGCTGTTTGGCGGGAGGAACGTCACCGTGGGCTCTGGCGACGGTGTCATCATCGGGGTGCTCGACACTGGCGTCTTCCCCAACCACCCTTCCTTCAGCGGCGCCGGCATGCCTCCCCCGCCTGCAAGGTGGAAGGGCCGGTGCGACTTCAACGGCTCCGCATGCAACAACAAGCTCATCGGTGCCCAGACCTTCATCAACGGCAGTTCGTCCCCAGGTACAGCGCCGACCGATGAGGAAGGCCACGGGACGCACACGTCGAGCACGGCCGCGGGAGCGGTGGTGCCGGGCGCTCAAGTGCTCGACCTGGGCAGCGGTAGCGCGTCAGGGATGGCGCCCAACGCACACGTGGCCATGTACAAGGTctgcggcgaggaggactgcTCTAGCGCGGACATCCTCGCCGGCATCGACGCCGCCGTGTCCGACGGCTGCGACGTCATTTCCATGTCGCTCGGCGGGCCGTCGCTGCCGTTCTTCCGTGACAGCATCGCCATCGGCACGTTCGCCGCCGCGGAGAAGGGGATCTTCGTCAGCATGGCAGCCGGCAActccggcccggcccatggcACGCTGTCCAACGAGGCGCCATGGATGCTCACCGTGGCCGCCAGCACCATGGACCGTTTGTTCCTCGCCCAGGCGATCCTCGGAAATGGCGCCTCCTTCGACGGCGAGACGGTCTTCCAGCCCAACAGCACGACGGCCGTCCCGCTGGTGTACGCCGGCTCGAGCTCGACGCCCGGCGCACAGTTCTGTGCCAACGGCTCGCTGAACGGCTTCGACGTCAAGGGAAAGATCGTGCTCTGCGACCGCGGCGATGGCGTCGCGAGGATCGACAAGGGCGCCGAGGTACTGAGagctggcggcgccggcatgATCCTGGCCAACCAAGTCCTCGACGGCTACAGCACACTCGCCGACCCGCACGTGCTCCCAGCATCCCACGTCAGCTACGCTGCCGGGGTGTTGATCAAGAACTACATCAACTCCACAGCGAACCCAACGGCACAACTCGCCTTCAAGGGCACGGTGGTCGGCACGTCGCCAGCGCCAGCCATCACGTCATTCTCCTCTCGCGGGCCCAGCTTCCAGAATCCGGGAATCCTGAAGCCCGACATCACGGGCCCCGGCGTGAGCGTGCTTGCCGCGTGGCCATTCCAAGTCGGGCCGCCGCGGTTTGACTTCAGGCCCACATTTAACATCATCTCTGGGACGTCCATGTCCACGCCGCACCTCGCCGGCATCGCCGCGTTGATCAAGAGCAAGCACCCGTACTGGTCGCCGGCGATGATCAAGTCTGCAATCATGACGACCGCCGAGGTCAACGACCGCTCTGGCGACCCGATACCCGACGAGCAGCACAGGCCCGCCGACCTCTTCGCCGTCGGGGCCGGCCATGTCAACCCAGTGAAGGCGGTAGACCCTGGCCTCGTCTACGACATTCAACCCGAGGACTACATCAGCTACCTCTGCGGCATGTACACGGACCAGGAGGTCTCGGTGATCGCGCGCAGCGCGGTGAACTGCTCGGCCGTCCCGAACATCTCGCAGAGCCAGCTGAACTACCCTTCGATCGCGGTCACCTTCCCGGCGAACCATAGCGCGCTGGCTCCGGTGATAGTGAAGCGCAGGTTGACGAGCGTCACGGACGGGCCGGTGATCTTCAACGCCGTGGTCGACGTGCCGGCGGACAAGTCGGTGAACGTCACCGTTTCGCCGAGCGCGCTTTTGTTCAGCGAGGCGAACCCGTTCCATAACTTCACTGTGCTCGTGTGGTCGTGGTCGACGGAGGCTAGCCCCGCACCGGTGGAGGCCTCCATCAGTTGGGTGTCGGACAAGCACACCGTCAGGAGCCCCATCTCGATCAGCTTCGCCTCGCTCTAG
- the LOC100842406 gene encoding probable protein phosphatase 2C 45 isoform X2, giving the protein MEDFYETRIESVDGQLIGLFGVFDGHGGAKVAEYVKHNLFSHLLRHPKFMSDTKVAIDDSYKSTDSEFLESDSSQNQCGSTASTAVLVGDRLFVANVGDSRAIICRGGDAVPVSKDHKPDQTDERQRIEEAGGFVMWAGTWRVGGVLAVSRAFGDKLLKQYVVVDPEIREEVVDDTLEFLILASDGLWDVVSNEEAVDMTRSIQDPEEAAKRLLQEAYKRESSDNITCVVVRFFHGQGSGGPA; this is encoded by the exons ATGGAAGACTTCTATGAGACAAGAATAGAAAGTGTCGATGGACAGCTTATCGGTTTATTCGGAGTTTTTGATG GTCATGGTGGTGCTAAAGTAGCTGAGTATGTTAAACACAACCTCTTCAGCCATCTTCTTAGGCATCCAAAGTTCATGAGTGACACAAAAGTCGCTATAG ATGATTCTTATAAAAGTACCGACAGTGAGTTCTTGGAATCTGACAGTAGTCAAAACCAGTGTGGCTCAACTGCATCAACTGCTGTGCTTGTTGGCGATCGTCTGTTTGTCGCAAATGTTGGAGACTCCAGGGCTATCATATGCAGGGGAGGAGATG CTGTACCTGTTTCGAAAGATCACAAGCCTGATCAGACAGATGAGAGGCAACGTATTGAAGAAGCTGGAGGTTTCGTGATGTGGGCAG GAACATGGCGCGTCGGTGGTGTACTCGCCGTTTCTCGTGCTTTCGGTGACAAGCTCCTAAAGCAATATGTAGTTGTGGATCCAGAGATCCGG GAGGAAGTTGTTGATGATACTCTGGAGTTTCTCATCCTTGCAAGTGATGGACTGTGGGATGTGGTCTCTAACGAG GAGGCTGTCGACATGACTCGATCGATACAAGACCCAGAAGAAGCTGCCAAGAGGCTCTTGCAAGAGGCCTACAAGAGGGAGAGCAGCGACAACATAACCTGTGTTGTTGTGCGCTTTTTTCATGGGCAAGGGAGTGGCGGACCTGCTTAA
- the LOC100842406 gene encoding probable protein phosphatase 2C 45 isoform X1 produces MGYLSTVIGHPTDGSPVSGGGLSQNGKFSYGYASSLGKRASMEDFYETRIESVDGQLIGLFGVFDGHGGAKVAEYVKHNLFSHLLRHPKFMSDTKVAIDDSYKSTDSEFLESDSSQNQCGSTASTAVLVGDRLFVANVGDSRAIICRGGDAVPVSKDHKPDQTDERQRIEEAGGFVMWAGTWRVGGVLAVSRAFGDKLLKQYVVVDPEIREEVVDDTLEFLILASDGLWDVVSNEEAVDMTRSIQDPEEAAKRLLQEAYKRESSDNITCVVVRFFHGQGSGGPA; encoded by the exons ATGGGGTACTTGAGCACCGTGATCGGCCACCCCACGGACGGATCGCccgtcagcggcggcggcctcag CCAGAATGGTAAGTTTAGCTACGGTTACGCGAGCTCCCTTGGTAAAAGGGCTTCCATGGAAGACTTCTATGAGACAAGAATAGAAAGTGTCGATGGACAGCTTATCGGTTTATTCGGAGTTTTTGATG GTCATGGTGGTGCTAAAGTAGCTGAGTATGTTAAACACAACCTCTTCAGCCATCTTCTTAGGCATCCAAAGTTCATGAGTGACACAAAAGTCGCTATAG ATGATTCTTATAAAAGTACCGACAGTGAGTTCTTGGAATCTGACAGTAGTCAAAACCAGTGTGGCTCAACTGCATCAACTGCTGTGCTTGTTGGCGATCGTCTGTTTGTCGCAAATGTTGGAGACTCCAGGGCTATCATATGCAGGGGAGGAGATG CTGTACCTGTTTCGAAAGATCACAAGCCTGATCAGACAGATGAGAGGCAACGTATTGAAGAAGCTGGAGGTTTCGTGATGTGGGCAG GAACATGGCGCGTCGGTGGTGTACTCGCCGTTTCTCGTGCTTTCGGTGACAAGCTCCTAAAGCAATATGTAGTTGTGGATCCAGAGATCCGG GAGGAAGTTGTTGATGATACTCTGGAGTTTCTCATCCTTGCAAGTGATGGACTGTGGGATGTGGTCTCTAACGAG GAGGCTGTCGACATGACTCGATCGATACAAGACCCAGAAGAAGCTGCCAAGAGGCTCTTGCAAGAGGCCTACAAGAGGGAGAGCAGCGACAACATAACCTGTGTTGTTGTGCGCTTTTTTCATGGGCAAGGGAGTGGCGGACCTGCTTAA
- the LOC104585455 gene encoding LOW QUALITY PROTEIN: protein SRC2 homolog (The sequence of the model RefSeq protein was modified relative to this genomic sequence to represent the inferred CDS: inserted 4 bases in 2 codons): protein MVRLGDMSAHPAALAVHDLRSPGLLVLLAFVATVAVTALAAFGCAEGAKKPRRNNNDVYYYGQGYPPPPPPVGVYGYPAQPSYAYLPPPPNGGKQXGAGAGLALGXGLATGVIVGSALSGGGCGGGCGGGCGG from the exons ATGGTGAGGCTGGGTGACATGAGCGCCCACCCCGCCGCCTTGGCCGTCCATGACCTCAGAAGCCCCGGCTTGCTCGTGTTGTTGGCGTTCGTGGCCACGGTGGCCGTGACTGCCTTGGCCGCCTTCGGCTGCGCCGAGGGAGCGAAGAAGCCGCGCCGGAACAACAACGACGTCTACTACTACGGCCAAGGCtaccctccgccgccgcctcccgtcgGGGTCTACGGCTACCCGGCGCAGCCCAGCTACGCGtacctgccgccgcctccgaacggcgggaagca gggcgccggcgccgggctcGCGCTCGG TGGCCTGGCCACGGGCGTCATCGTCGGTTCAGCtctcagcggcggcgggtgtggtggcgggTGCGGCGGTGGCTGCGGCGGTTGA
- the LOC100842712 gene encoding glutamine synthetase, chloroplastic, which translates to MAQAVVPAMQCQMGALGKSAVRARPAAAGGRVWGVRRSGARGTSGFKVLALGTETTGVVPRLEQLLNMDTKPYSDKIIAEYIWVGGSGIDIRSKSRTISKPVADPSELPKWNYDGSSTGQAPGEDSEVILYPQAIFKDPFRGGNNILVVCDTYTPAGEPIPTNKRHRAAQIFSDPKVASQVPWYGIEQEYTLLQRDVNWPLGWPVGGYPGPQGPYYCAVGSDKSFGRDISDAHYKACIYAGIEISGTNGEVMPGQWEYQVGPSVGIDAGDHIWASRYILERITEQAGVVLTLDPKPIQGDWNGAGCHTNYSTKAMREDGGFEVIKKAILNLSLRHDLHISAYGEGNERRLTGLHETASISDFSWGVANRGCSIRVGRDTEANGKGYLEDRRPASNMDPYTVTALLAETTLLWEPTLEAEVLAAKKLALKV; encoded by the exons ATGGCGCAGGCTGTGGTGCCGGCGATGCAGTGCCAGATGGGGGCGTTGGGCAAGTCGGCGGTCCGtgcgaggccggcggcggccgggggaAGGGTGTGGGGCGTTCGAAGGAGCGGGGCGCGCGGCACGTCCGGGTTCAAGGTGCTGGCCCTCGGCACGGAGACCACCGGCGTCGTCCCCAGGCTCGAGCAGCTGCTCAACATGGACACCAAGCCCTACTCCGACAAGATCATCGCCGAGTACATCTG GGTTGGAGGATCTGGAATTGACATCAGAAGCAAATCAAGG ACGATATCGAAACCTGTGGCGGACCCTTCGGAGCTACCAAAATGGAACTATGATGGTTCGAGCACAGGGCAAGCTCCGGGAGAAGACAGTGAAGTCATTCTATA TCCACAGGCTATATTCAAGGACCCATTCCGAGGTGGCAACAACATACTG GTTGTTTGTGATACCTACACGCCAGCTGGGGAACCCATCCCTACTAACAAACGCCACAGGGCTGCACAAATATTCAGTGACCCAAAGGTCGCTTCACAAGTGCCATG GTATGGAATAGAACAGGAGTACACTTTGCTCCAGAGAGATGTGAACTGGCCTCTTGGCTGGCCTGTCGGAGGGTACCCTGGCCCCCAG GGTCCATACTACTGTGCTGTTGGATCAGACAAGTCATTTGGCCGTGACATATCAGATGCTCACTACAAAGCATGCATTTACGCTGGAATTGAAATTAGTGGAACAAACGGGGAGGTCATGCCTGGTCAG TGGGAATATCAGGTTGGACCTAGTGTTGGTATCGATGCAGGAGATCACATATGGGCTTCAAGATATATTCTCGAG AGAATTACAGAGCAAGCTGGAGTAGTGCTCACTCTTGATCCAAAACCAATCCAG GGTGACTGGAATGGAGCTGGCTGCCACACAAACTACAG CACAAAGGCCATGCGTGAAGATGGAGGTTTTGAAGTGATCAAGAAAGCAATCTTGAACCTTTCACTTCGCCACGATTTGCATATAAGTGCATATGGTGAAGGAAATGAACGGAGGTTGACAGGGTTACATGAGACAGCTAGCATATCAGATTTTTCATGG GGTGTAGCAAACCGTGGCTGCTCTATTCGGGTGGGGAGAGACACCGAGGCAAATGGGAAAG GATACCTGGAAGACCGTCGTCCGGCCTCAAACATGGACCCATACACCGTGACAGCGCTGCTGGCTGAAACCACACTTCTCTGGGAGCCAACCCTTGAGGCGGAGGTTCTTGCTGCCAAGAAGCTGGCCCTGAAGGTATGA